From the genome of Streptacidiphilus sp. PB12-B1b:
GTCATCAGCGCGAAGTCGTAGACCGGGGCGAGGAACGGGCGGACCCGCTTGACCAGGTTGGGGAAGATGTTGGTGCCGAGCGCGACGTGCCGGGCGAACACCCGGCCGTACGGGGTGCGTACGGCCATGCCCGCGCCGCTCTCGGCGAGGTCGGTGGCGGGGGTGTGCTCGTAGATCCGCACGCCCAGCTCGGTACAGGCGCGCTTGAGGCCCCAGGCGAGCTTGGCCGGGTGGACCATGGCCACGCCGTCCTTGTCCCACAGCCCGGCGAGGAAGGTCGGCGAGTCGACCTCGGCGCGCACCGCCTCGGCGTCCAGGAACTCGGCGTTCAGGCCGTACTCGACCATCTGCGCGGCGCCCTCGCGCAGCTCCTCGACCTGGTGCGGCTCGGTGGCGACGTCCAGCTCGCCGGTGCGCTCCCAGTCGCAGTCGATGCCGTAGCGCTTGACGGCGTCCTCGATGGCCTGGAGGTTCTCGTGGCCGAGGCGCTCCAGCGTGCGCAGCTCCTCGGGCCAGCGCTCCAGGCCGTTGAAGAAGCCGTGGGTGAGGCTGGCGGCGCAGAAGCCGCCGTTGCGGCCGGAGGCGGCCCAGCCGACCTCCTGGCCTTCGACGAGGACGACGTCGCGGGCGGGATCCCGCTCCTTGGCGACCAACGCGGTCCACAGGCCGGTGTAGCCGCCGCCGACGACCAGCAGGTCGCAACTGGTGTCACCGGTCAGCGCGGGCAGGGCCTCGGGCCGGCCGGGGTCGGCCAGCCAGAAGGAGGTGTACTGGACGTCGGCAAGGGAATGGGCCGATTCCATGCTCTCACTGCTTTCTGATGCGCCGTCGGGCGCTGTGGGGGGGTTGGTTGCCGGGGGTGGCCGACGGGGTGCTGCGGCTCAGCGGTCGCCGAAGACGGTGCGGTGCCAGTCCTTGCGGGCGACCGCCGTGATGTCCTGCATCACGTGCTTGACCTGCGTGTACTCGTCCAGCGAGTACTGCGACATGTCCTTGCCGTAGCCGGACGCCTTGTATCCGCCGTGCGGCATCTCGCTGATGATCGGGATGTGGTCGTTGATCCAGACGCATCCGGCCTTGATCTCGCGGGTGGCGCGCAGCGAGCGGTAGACGTCGCGGGTCCAGGCGGAGGCGGCCAGGCCGTAGGGGGTGTCGTTGGCGAGCCGCAGGCCCTCCTCGTCGCTGTCGAACGGCAGGACGACCAGGACCGGGCCGAAGATCTCGTTCTGCACGACCTCGGCGTCCTGGCCGACGCCGGTGATCAGCGTGGGGCGGTAGAAGGCGCCGGTGGAGAGGTCGCTGCCGTCGTGGCCCTTGTCGGGGGCGTAGCCGCCGGCGGCGATGGTGGCGCCGTAGCCGCGGGCGCGCTCGACGAAGCCGGCGACGCTGTCGCGCTGCCGCAGCGAGAC
Proteins encoded in this window:
- a CDS encoding FAD-binding oxidoreductase, translating into MESAHSLADVQYTSFWLADPGRPEALPALTGDTSCDLLVVGGGYTGLWTALVAKERDPARDVVLVEGQEVGWAASGRNGGFCAASLTHGFFNGLERWPEELRTLERLGHENLQAIEDAVKRYGIDCDWERTGELDVATEPHQVEELREGAAQMVEYGLNAEFLDAEAVRAEVDSPTFLAGLWDKDGVAMVHPAKLAWGLKRACTELGVRIYEHTPATDLAESGAGMAVRTPYGRVFARHVALGTNIFPNLVKRVRPFLAPVYDFALMTEPLTDEQLASIGWKNRQGLGDCNNQFHYFRISADNRILWGGYDAIYHYGGKVRAEYDHRPETYEKLAGHFFTAFPQLAGVKFSHAWGGAIDTCSRFSAFFGTAHKGRVSYAVGYTGLGVGATRFGAEVMLDLLAGERTERTELEMVKSKPLPFPPEPVKWAGISITKWSLDRADHNAGKRNLWLKAMDALGLGFDS